From the genome of Athalia rosae chromosome 3, iyAthRosa1.1, whole genome shotgun sequence:
TCGATGGCATTCGGTAATTCACGAATGCGGTTTCTCCATTTATTGCTATAtagttgtatattatatatttctcgGGGTTGtctgtataattatattactcCAGGTGGCCTAATGTTAGTCAGGAAAGAATTTCATTCAACATGATAAGCAATTTTGAATGTAGAATTCGATCCAAGAATGTCGGTTGAATCTAGCCGTGTGATCGTTCATTACATCTTCCGATATTTTAAAATTGCATCATCTTTactcatatgtatatgtgttatgaaaataatacaacGATACAGGGCGCTGAGCTAAGCATTGAGACCAATCACTTCAAACTACTTGCTTTCTATGGTCTTACATCTGCAGGTGAGAATAGTAAACAGCTGGCTGTAACAGAGGAGATAAAGAACCAAACATTCTGAATGTGATCCAATAAGCTTGAAATCAGGGGATACGATAAATTGTTCTCTTCATATTTtatgtgatttttcttttttctaccttgTTTTTTGTACAACAAGGCGATCAAGAAACCCAGATCACTGAGTTTTACTGTAATCATATGTTTGATAATTGCAATCTTGCGtcacattttttatacaaaatacAAGTATTACAGCTTTCTATCTATACGTCTGTACTCAAATATTTAGTAGTTACAGTTAATTTGCATAATAAGTGAATATTAGCCATAATTTTTAATCGGCCGTTCGCTTTCATTTGATAGACAAACTGTACAAGGTGAATGTGAGGTTGAGACAAACCCGAACATTCACCCTTCAAGCATTCATAATTACATGATTGGCATAAGTGAGTCTGTAATTTATCAGAAATTATTTGCACATCATCAAAAGTaaagatacttttttttaatgttgATTGATATTTACCCTTTATACTGTTCCACTTAATAAAgccgaattttaattttaaacaTCTATTGTGTTGTCTATATAAACTCCTAAACCatttattttagaaaaaaaaagtcaacccTGTTTTCAGCAGCATGAAGAGATAATAagcatgaaaagaaaaaaaagatagggaTATCATtgtcagaaaaaatcaattctgaAGTCGTCGTTCTTTactatgaaaaaagaagtaatgAGAACAAAATTACTTTAATTTCAACTGTAGGTGGCCGTTATATCAGATAAGCTTATCGTTCAGGCGGACATCATGGACATAAAATGTTTGCTCATCTGCAGTCAACATATCGTTTTCACCGGAGAAACAACCACAGCTTAAATAGGAGAAAAAGTcggaatcgcaaaaaaaaaaaaaaggaaaaactcaCACAGTTGTTTAAATTCATAagtacattttttgaaaaattgtaggtAGAGGTAATCAAGTAAACATTTTGATCTCAATTCGATatagcaaatatttttttcacaagtatCATAGttatcaatatatctatgcaagTATCAAGCCCGTGCATAAATACCAAATTCAACGATTCATAAAGAATGGCTCACCAAATTTGTCCAGCCGATCAAGATACCGTTGATCTTATAAAGAAGCATTACCCTTCCGATGTTGAATTTAAATACGTGAGAATAAATGGAGTGTTGCTATCGGAGTATTACCTAAAATCTATCgatctcgttgaaaattttcgaatccgcGACGACGATGTTTGGGTTTGCAGCTTTCCAAAGACTGGtatgaaattaataaataaatcccATCCTCCTTGTATATAAggcattatatttttttctcgtttatttggggggaaaaaatgtttaagGAACAACATGGAGTCAGGAAATGGTGTGGTGTGTTAATAATGACTTGGATTTTGAAAGGGCTAAGGTACCGCTAACGGAAAGGTTTCCATTTTTTGAGTAAGTTGAAGTGTAGTCGAAGTCAGAACAATAGTACAGTTTTGAGAATTGCCACGCCTCACAGACCTATGATATAACAGGATCATCGTGCGAGTTATACCTATAGGGGATAAAAGATTAGATTACATTActcctctcagatatttttcagATGCTCTGCCGTATTTGGAGGACTGTTATATCCAGATGGAAAACCTGATAGCGATATACCGGAATATTTTGCAGACTGCATtagttttgttgaaaaattaccaTCGCCCCGTTTCATCAAAACTCATCTTCCGTTTCATCTTCTACCGCGGCAGCTTCGAAGTGGAGAAACGAAAGCAAAGATCGTGTACGTCTTCCGTAATGTAAAAGATACTTGCATCTCTTACTACCATCACACACGATTATTCGACGgttatgaaaaaaactttgatagTTTTGCCGAGCTCTTTCTCCAAAatgcatgtacgtacagtaTGAAACATTAGGATCATTCGTGAAATCAATGACTGCGTCCCTTTTTGAAccggagatttttttcttctgtcttcATATTTTCCAGTGCATTATGCACCATTTTGGGATCACGTGTTGAGTTATTGGAATTTGAGAAAACGAGACAATATGCTCATTTTGAAATACGAGGACATGAAAAGGGTGAGTTCTTATAGTGTTTACCATACATTTCTAATTATTTGTTGTctaatgaaattttgttaCCACCAAAGGACTTACcttcaataataaaaaataccgcGACCTTCTTTGGCAAAAATTTAACCAGTGATCAACTGACGACACTCACACAACATCTGAGTTTCTCTAGTATGAGGGAAAATCCGGCAGTTAACAACGACCAGCTTTCAGCtcatgttcaaaaaattctacagACCAAACGCGAGGGTAAATTTATGAGATCCGGAGCTATGGATCAATGGAAAACTGTCATGACGTCAGAgcttacaaaaaaatttgacgatatgACCGCGCGGAAATTAGAGGGTACCGGATTATCATATTAAGATATAATACGGAGGCTTCAAGAATTTTATTACGATAAGTTACGATAGTTGAAAACATGGTGTTACTGTGTACAAAAGAGCAAATATCGAAACGCCagcaaattaaaaaattgaagtattgtattatttaaatttctttggttgtataatttcaaaataaatcgAGTTTCTGGTGGCGCATAGTCTTAGAAAAGACATTTCGTAGAAAACCCCAGGGATAAACATCAGTGCAagctacttttcttttctttctatttttataataatcaaTTGGTTGACATCTACTCCAACACGTTAATTAACGCCGATGAGCGTATAAAAATCGGACTGTATAAGAGTGTGCTGTTCCGAATATAAAAGTAACTTGACGATTGAGTTATACACAGGAAATTTGAATCCTCAATAGAAGTAATTGGAATCACTATCGCAGTAGTAGATTGCATTacgatatttttgatttccaaCTGGAAGTGAAAAATCGCAGATTCGCAGATTTGCAATGATTGCAATACCCGAAGATTCAATATACCAACCAATTAGGAATGCTTATATAATCTAGCTCTTTGGTTCAATGCCCTGAAATgtaaaaactcaaaaaaatgTCCAAGACTGTAATGCACATAATACATCATCTTCGCGGTAATTATGCCCCGACCGTAATTAcattagataaaaaaaaaaaatgattttaatcAATGGCAATTAGGGCAGAGATCCAATTCCCGTGATTGTATAGTGTGTGTAGTGTGGATTCTACATTCTGCGCTACGCAGGTCATGAGCTCGCATCATTTAAATTGCGTCTTGGCATTCTCATCACGCAGATGTTACCATCATCCGTCATTCAACGGTTTCTATCCGTTATGTGTAATGTACACCACACACATGTTAAACCTGTAATGACTTAATGACGAACAGAGAGAAATCTAACTTTGTCGGACAAATCGATTAATCAATGCACACATTTAACTAAGATAAAACGATCATTTCTTatctgatttttgaaaataaggCGATATGTCTCGACAGCTATTGGTCAAATGTGCAGTGCCATGCATGTACCAATTAGTCGACCATGACGCGTAGTACCGACAAATATGAGCCTGACGTTTTAACGATGACCTTGAAGCTCTCGAGTGTCATGATGAAGAATTTCCCCGCTGAGATACGTAACGGGTTTCCAGCACGGACCATGACGAATAGAAGGTCGCGGGCAATCGCTGGCGGTAATTTGTACCATTGACTTTCGTACGCTGCGTAAGCTAGACCAAAACTTTGATTCTTAAGATGGTCACCGGCGAATGAATAAAGCAACAGTTGCATCATAACAGCCCACATGTAAAGCACGTATTTGCTACCTCCAAGTAGATCTCCGTTTTCTAGGCACAATATGAACTGAAAACCTGTTGGAAGATGGATTAGAAAACTTCCGAACACGATATTCAATCCAGTACAAAAATCGGATGAAATTGCTTACCGATTATGCAAATCATGACCGAACTAACGAGCAGCTGTCCGAGTATCATGATGTTGAATGTGTCTTCCAAATGTTCCGAAAATCGGATCAATTCATAATGTCGTTTGGTTAGTGCGACTATTTTCTTTCGCAAAACGATCACGGCATTCGGTTTGTGCTCTATAGTTTCAGGAATAGAATCGAGAAGCGTTCGAAAGTCTATTTTGAGTAGTTCCAGTTGTCCGCAAACATGcatcgtgagaaaaaatatgagagCATCGATACCGTAGTTTCCGGTACATGTTATCATGCCTTGAACAGTTTGTAGAATGAATACGATTTCAT
Proteins encoded in this window:
- the LOC105691398 gene encoding luciferin sulfotransferase, with product MAHQICPADQDTVDLIKKHYPSDVEFKYVRINGVLLSEYYLKSIDLVENFRIRDDDVWVCSFPKTGTTWSQEMVWCVNNDLDFERAKVPLTERFPFFECSAVFGGLLYPDGKPDSDIPEYFADCISFVEKLPSPRFIKTHLPFHLLPRQLRSGETKAKIVYVFRNVKDTCISYYHHTRLFDGYEKNFDSFAELFLQNALHYAPFWDHVLSYWNLRKRDNMLILKYEDMKRDLPSIIKNTATFFGKNLTSDQLTTLTQHLSFSSMRENPAVNNDQLSAHVQKILQTKREGKFMRSGAMDQWKTVMTSELTKKFDDMTARKLEGTGLSY
- the LOC105691143 gene encoding odorant receptor 13a-like — protein: MIIWNSDAKSTLNMYKLNLTFLGVWPFQYQRFRLGVIIISQITIAIPQYIDLVSNLRNLDNTIENLTCNVVVNMVVIKLITLVLHRESMADCINFVAKDWNNIRNIEARQIMENHRGLGKIVFFGLMSLLYISYIMYLVLAIVKTISTDCTAQNSTGSSCKLLPIRANYLIDTNSSPIYEIVFILQTVQGMITCTGNYGIDALIFFLTMHVCGQLELLKIDFRTLLDSIPETIEHKPNAVIVLRKKIVALTKRHYELIRFSEHLEDTFNIMILGQLLVSSVMICIIGFQFILCLENGDLLGGSKYVLYMWAVMMQLLLYSFAGDHLKNQSFGLAYAAYESQWYKLPPAIARDLLFVMVRAGNPLRISAGKFFIMTLESFKVIVKTSGSYLSVLRVMVD